One Helicobacter pylori NCTC 11637 = CCUG 17874 = ATCC 43504 = JCM 12093 genomic window, GGTCAGTGAGGGCGCGTTATTGATCGTGTTTGATGTGAATAGGGGGGATAGCATTTATATCAAACAATCCATTTATGAGGGAAGTGCGAAATTAAAACGCCGCATGATTGAGTCTTTGAGCGCGAACAAACAGCGCGATTTCATGGGCTGGATGTGGGGCTTGAATGATGGGAAATTGCGTTTAGATCAATTAGAATACGATTCTATGCGTATCCAAGATGTGTATATGCGTAGGGGTTATTTGGACGCTCACATTTCTTCGCCTTTTTTGAAAACGGATTTTTCTACCCATGACGCTAAGCTTCATTATAAAGTCAAAGAGGGGATCCAATACAGGATTTCAGACATTTTAATAGAGATTGACAACCCGGTAGTCCCCTTAAAAACCTTAGAAAAAGCCCTTAAAGTTAAAAGGAAAGATGTCTTTAATATTGAGCATTTAAGAGCGGATGCGCAAATTTTAAAAACCGAAATCGCCGATAAGGGTTATGCGTTTGCGGTGGTGAAGCCAGACTTGGATAAAGATGAAAAAAACGGGCTTGTGAAAGTCATTTATCGTATTGAAGTGGGCGATATGGTGTATATCAATGATGTCATCATTTCAGGGAACCAACGCACGAGCGATAGGATCATTAGGAGGGAATTGTTACTAGGGCCTAAGGATAAATACAACTTGACTAAACTGAGAAATTCTGAAAATTCTTTAAGGCGTTTAGGGTTCTTCTCTAAAGTCAAAATTGAAGAAAAAAGGGTTAATAGCTCGCTTATGGATTTATTAGTGAGCGTAGAAGAGGGGCGCACCGGGCAGTTGCAATTTGGGTTAGGCTATGGCTCTTATGGAGGGCTCATGCTTAATGGGAGCGTGAGCGAAAGAAACCTTTTTGGCACAGGCCAAAGCATGAGCTTGTATGCTAACATTGCTACAGGAGGGGGCAGATCTTATCCGGGCATGCCAAGAGGAGCGGGGCGTATGTTTGCCGGGAATTTGAGCTTGACTAATCCAAGGATTTTTGACAGCTGGTATAGCTCTACGATCAATCTTTATGCGGATTACAGGATAAGCTACCAATACATCCAACAAGGCGGGGGCTTTGGGGTGAATGTCGGGCGCATGCTGGGTAACAGAACCCATGTGAGCTTAGGGTATAACTTGAATGTTACCAAGCTCCTTGGTTTCAGCAGTCCTTTATACAACCGCTACTATTCCTCTGTTAATGAAGTGGTTTCTCCAAGGCAATGTTCTACTCCCGCATCAGTGATTATCAATCGCTTATCAGGCGGTAAAACCCCCTTACAACCTGAAAGCTGTTCTAGTCCTGGAGCGATCACCACTTCACCAGAAATAAGAGGTATTTGGGATAGGGATTACCATACGCCTATCACCAGCTCTTTCACCCTTGATGTAAGCTATGACAACACCGATGATTATTATTTCCCTAGAAATGGGGTTATCTTTAGCTCCTATGCGACAATGTCTGGCTTGCCAAGCTCTGGCACGCTCAATTCTTGGAACGGGTTAGGTGGGAATGTCCGTAACACTAAAGTCTATGGTAAATTCGCCGCTTATCACCATTTGCAAAAATATTTATTGATAGATTTGATCGCTCGCTTTAAAACGCAAGGGGGCTATATCTTTAGGTATAACACCGATGATTACTTGCCCTTAAACTCCACCTTCTACATGGGGGGCGTAACCACGGTGAGAGGCTTTAGGAACGGATCGGTTACGCCTAAAGATGAGTTTGGCTTGTGGCTTGGAGGCGATGGGATTTTCACCGCTTCTACTGAATTGAGCTATGGGGTGTTAAAAGCGGCTAAAATGCGCTTAGCGTGGTTTTTTGACTTTGGTTTCTTAACCTTTAAAACCCCAACTAGGGGGAGTTTCTTCTATAACGCTCCTGTTACGACAGCGAATTTTAAAGATTATGGCGTGATAGGGGCTGGGTTTGAAAGAGCGACTTGGAGGGCTTCCACAGGCTTGCAGATTGAATGGATTTCGCCCATGGGGCCTTTGGTGCTGATTTTCCCTATAGCGTTTTTCAACCAATGGGGCGATGGCAATGGCAAGAAATGCAAAGGGCTATGCTTCAACCCCAACATGGACGATTACACGCAACACTTTGAATTTTCTATGGGAACAAGGTTTTAAAATGCGCATTAACAGAGAAAAAATTTTAGATCTAATGAAAAACGCACCCTTGAAAGAATTAGGGCAAAAGGCTTTGAGAGTGAAGCAACGCTTGCACCCTGAAAACTTGACGACTTTTATTGTGGATAGGAATATCAATTACACCAATATTTGTTTTGTGGATTGCAAGTTTTGCGCGTTCAAACGCACCTTAAAAGAAAAAGACGCCTATGTGTTGAGCTATGAAGAAATTGATCAAAAGATTGAAGAATTGCTCGCTATTGGCGGCACGCAGATCCTTTTTCAAGGGGGGGTGCACCCGCAGCTCAAAATAGACTATTATGAAAATTTAGTCAGCCATATCGCTCAAAAATTCCCCACCATCACCATTCATGGTTTTAGCGCGGTTGAAATTGATTACATTTCTAAAATCTCTAAATTGTCTTTAAAAGAAGTTTTAGAAAGGTTGAAAAACGCCGGTTTAAGCTCCATTCCAGGAGCGGGAGCAGAGGTATTAAGCGATAGGGTGCGCGATGTGATCGCTCCTAAAAAATTGAGCAGTGATCGCTGGATTGAAGTGCATAGAATGGCGCATCTTTGCGGGATTAAAAGCACGGCTACCATGATGTTTGGGAGCGTGGATAATGAAGAAGATGTGGTGGAGCATTTACAGAGAGTGCGCGATTTGCAAGATGAAACCGGCGGCTTTAGGGCTTTTATTTTATGGAGCTTTCAGCCCAACAACACCCCCTTAAAAGAAGAAATCCCAAGCATTAAAAAAGCGAGTTCCAATCGGTATTTACGCTATTTGGCATGCAGTAGGATTTTTTTAGATAACATTCAAAACATACAAAGCTCATGGGTTACTCAAGGCTCTATGATAGGGCAGTTAGCCTTATTGTTTGGAGCGAATGATTTAGGGAGTGTGATGATGGAGGAAAATGTAGTGAAAGCGGCCGGAACGAGTTTTTGCATGAATGAAGCGGGAATGATAGAGCTTATTGAAGACATTGGGAGCGTGGCGGCTAAGCGAAACACCGCCTATGAAATCTTAAAGCGTTATCCGGCTAAAGCAAAGGTATAAACAGCATGAAAAAAATTTTAATCATTTTATTATTAGGAGTTTTTATGGGGTTACAAGCGAGCGCTTTGACACACCAAGAAATCAATCAAGCTAAAGTCCCTGTGATTTATGAAGAAAACCATTTGTTGCCTATGGGATTTATCCATTTAGCCTTTAGGGGGGGTGGGAGCTTAAGCGATAAAAACCAGTTGGGTTTAGCAAAACTA contains:
- the bamA gene encoding outer membrane protein assembly factor BamA, whose protein sequence is MKKLILSSLVFACINTSVEALENDGSKPNDLTSPKEVSQESPKNEAPKNEAQKETSQSNQTPKEMKVKSISYVGLSYMSDMLANEIVKIRVGDIVDSKKIDTAVLALFNQGYFKDVYATFENGILEFHFDEKARIAGVEIKGYGTEKEKDGLKSQMGIKKGDTFDEQKLEHAKTALKTALEGQGYYGSVVEVRTEKVSEGALLIVFDVNRGDSIYIKQSIYEGSAKLKRRMIESLSANKQRDFMGWMWGLNDGKLRLDQLEYDSMRIQDVYMRRGYLDAHISSPFLKTDFSTHDAKLHYKVKEGIQYRISDILIEIDNPVVPLKTLEKALKVKRKDVFNIEHLRADAQILKTEIADKGYAFAVVKPDLDKDEKNGLVKVIYRIEVGDMVYINDVIISGNQRTSDRIIRRELLLGPKDKYNLTKLRNSENSLRRLGFFSKVKIEEKRVNSSLMDLLVSVEEGRTGQLQFGLGYGSYGGLMLNGSVSERNLFGTGQSMSLYANIATGGGRSYPGMPRGAGRMFAGNLSLTNPRIFDSWYSSTINLYADYRISYQYIQQGGGFGVNVGRMLGNRTHVSLGYNLNVTKLLGFSSPLYNRYYSSVNEVVSPRQCSTPASVIINRLSGGKTPLQPESCSSPGAITTSPEIRGIWDRDYHTPITSSFTLDVSYDNTDDYYFPRNGVIFSSYATMSGLPSSGTLNSWNGLGGNVRNTKVYGKFAAYHHLQKYLLIDLIARFKTQGGYIFRYNTDDYLPLNSTFYMGGVTTVRGFRNGSVTPKDEFGLWLGGDGIFTASTELSYGVLKAAKMRLAWFFDFGFLTFKTPTRGSFFYNAPVTTANFKDYGVIGAGFERATWRASTGLQIEWISPMGPLVLIFPIAFFNQWGDGNGKKCKGLCFNPNMDDYTQHFEFSMGTRF
- a CDS encoding dehypoxanthine futalosine cyclase, with the translated sequence MRINREKILDLMKNAPLKELGQKALRVKQRLHPENLTTFIVDRNINYTNICFVDCKFCAFKRTLKEKDAYVLSYEEIDQKIEELLAIGGTQILFQGGVHPQLKIDYYENLVSHIAQKFPTITIHGFSAVEIDYISKISKLSLKEVLERLKNAGLSSIPGAGAEVLSDRVRDVIAPKKLSSDRWIEVHRMAHLCGIKSTATMMFGSVDNEEDVVEHLQRVRDLQDETGGFRAFILWSFQPNNTPLKEEIPSIKKASSNRYLRYLACSRIFLDNIQNIQSSWVTQGSMIGQLALLFGANDLGSVMMEENVVKAAGTSFCMNEAGMIELIEDIGSVAAKRNTAYEILKRYPAKAKV